In Geminocystis sp. NIES-3709, a single genomic region encodes these proteins:
- a CDS encoding CmcI family methyltransferase, translating into MNKPLFSIIIPTRERHQTLPYAMRTVLNQSYNNFELIIMDNFSSKETYQAVHEFNDPRIKYYRSSERLSMSDNWELSLSKVQGDYVNILGDDDGLIPDALEIALNYINNYNINIVTWFRWPYYWDNAIQPENRNSLYVNLGKNIYLFNSREQVKLVYEGKLSYEYLPMIYSSFIPKKLTNKIQSIHGKYFIDQCLSPDIFSGIVNAYFSNQYLFSEINLSVSGISAYSNGISSAFPDLASKPRDQFITEIKTKNKQYIHPKLIECSNIIIGIGSDFLYAKDLFFPDDEEIKLNIEYIIQRMISHLNSNPSQYNVERKYIQQLADKWQVNLSKYTFPDLKNITKKVTSEEIKIYEGLIKNQETIIRLIINCRKFNIVDVSQAVILASAIMNNKIPYLNSSGEYYISENLVKAYLNNFSNDQITQPIQKITDDWQLTTAVAFFIFNRPETTARVFEVIREAKPTKLLVVADGARVDEGGEAEKCADARAIINQVDWECEILTNYSDVNLGCRKRIGSGLDWVFEQVEEAIVLEDDCLPHSTFFRYCQELLEKYRDDERIMMISGDNFQFGHKRTEYSYYFSRYGHIWGWATWRRAWIKNDQSMQLWPQLRDNHWLKDVLENDQAVTYWSRIFQLVYDGFNTWDYIWLFTLWANNGLTILPNVNLVSNIGFSSGTHTTTQNNQIENLAVEALDFPLNHPSFIIRNTQADNFTEETIFSGVIKKVLPVIHNNHLSMEKLISLINNNKNQEVINIINSNNENNLNYFYIKALAEIRLGYIYDAKNSLNQLLLNKPDHLKAQQLLKELSQESEKEVQQLLNQALNYFNQGERIKALRLGEKAASLGIFITGLHYLRSVFNSAVARYEEALEAAELELKYNPNHPQAREQVTSLTKALIKPKKEKIPNNQRTWGTSLPYDLMMSIQNSLHNYSYSGVPIQKNPFDFAIYPVLIWNLKPRTIIEIGSKSGGSAIWFGDLFDNFKIDGHIYSVDIVKVTKYSHGRVTFLEGDGQNLQETFSPDFLQKLPRPLLVIEDADHSYQTSKAVLEFFHPYLDRDEYIVIEDGIISDIVKDQSYSSGPHQALKTFLANHNSEYEIDGDYCDFFGYNLTWATNGYLKKLTSANIQPLNSLESKGLDLSNNFIYKANEAFNNGIVEEAFKILNEAKAKKQPILGLDYLRAKCFLHIKQPPSSIQSLYEELRYFPDNNQAKTLLEQLLKQYPQFVARQIQDSEFQELYQEIQPYTMLSEARLYSLFTLVKRVCLENISGNFVECGVAGGGSTGLISAIVKRYTKQPRQIYAFDSFEGMPTPTDKDKSSGIPAELTGWSTGTCAAPEDSVTEICNKLGSFDILHLVKGYFEDTLPKMRDQLGVIAFLHMDGDWYSSTQAIINNLYDRISPYGYIQIDDYGFWEGCRQAITEFQQQNNLKFNLNVIDSTGVWFAKSEVTPLNFIQNQQSISKRIWLNLGCGSCFHPDWTNIDFYRTGEGVIAHNLLKGIPFPDNSFEVVYHSHLLEHLPKNEAQPFLQECYRVLQSKGIIRVVIPNLEQIVRLYLTSLEKALEGSKEDADNYNWLMLEMYDQVVRNESGGDMKRYLAQNPIPNEKFIIERFGVEGEMLINAFKGRNFPYVSLAQLNPTQIGQFRQGGEVHQWMYDRYSLRILLETVGFVDVKVCRADESRIIDFNTYHLDVLPDGRVRKSDSLFMEAIKP; encoded by the coding sequence ATGAACAAACCTTTATTTTCAATAATTATTCCCACCAGAGAAAGACATCAAACTTTACCTTATGCCATGAGGACTGTACTAAATCAAAGCTATAATAACTTTGAGCTAATTATCATGGATAACTTTAGCAGTAAAGAAACCTATCAAGCAGTACATGAATTTAATGATCCGAGGATAAAATATTATCGCTCGTCCGAAAGATTATCAATGTCAGATAATTGGGAATTATCCCTGTCCAAAGTTCAGGGTGATTATGTGAATATTTTAGGAGATGACGATGGACTTATTCCAGATGCGTTAGAAATAGCTCTTAACTATATTAATAACTACAACATAAATATTGTCACTTGGTTTCGTTGGCCTTACTATTGGGATAATGCTATTCAGCCAGAAAATCGTAATAGTTTATACGTCAATTTAGGAAAAAATATTTATTTATTTAATTCCAGAGAACAAGTAAAACTCGTTTATGAAGGAAAATTATCTTATGAATATTTGCCCATGATTTATAGTTCTTTTATTCCTAAAAAACTCACAAATAAAATACAATCAATACATGGGAAATATTTTATTGATCAATGTCTTTCTCCTGACATCTTCTCTGGTATTGTTAATGCTTACTTTTCTAATCAATATTTGTTTTCGGAAATTAATCTTTCCGTGTCTGGAATTTCGGCATATAGTAATGGTATTTCATCAGCTTTTCCTGATTTAGCATCCAAACCAAGAGATCAATTTATCACAGAAATAAAAACTAAAAATAAACAATATATTCATCCTAAACTAATAGAATGTTCCAATATTATTATTGGTATAGGAAGTGATTTTTTATATGCCAAAGATTTATTTTTTCCTGATGATGAGGAAATAAAATTAAATATTGAGTACATAATTCAAAGAATGATATCTCATCTCAATAGTAATCCTAGTCAATATAATGTAGAGAGGAAATACATACAACAATTAGCTGACAAATGGCAGGTTAATTTATCTAAATACACTTTTCCAGATCTGAAAAATATTACAAAGAAAGTCACATCTGAGGAAATAAAAATCTATGAAGGATTAATCAAAAATCAGGAAACAATTATAAGACTGATTATCAATTGTCGGAAGTTTAATATTGTTGATGTTTCTCAAGCTGTAATACTAGCTTCTGCAATTATGAATAATAAAATTCCTTATCTTAATTCTTCGGGAGAGTATTACATAAGTGAAAACTTAGTTAAAGCATATCTCAATAATTTCTCTAATGATCAAATAACTCAACCAATTCAGAAAATTACAGATGATTGGCAATTAACAACTGCTGTTGCTTTTTTTATCTTCAATCGCCCTGAAACAACTGCGAGAGTATTTGAAGTAATTAGAGAAGCAAAACCGACTAAATTATTAGTGGTTGCAGATGGTGCGAGGGTTGATGAAGGGGGAGAAGCAGAAAAATGTGCCGATGCAAGGGCAATTATTAATCAAGTGGATTGGGAGTGTGAGATTTTAACCAATTATTCAGATGTTAATTTGGGTTGTCGAAAACGGATTGGTAGTGGTTTAGATTGGGTATTTGAGCAAGTAGAAGAAGCGATCGTTTTAGAAGATGACTGTCTGCCCCATTCGACTTTTTTCCGTTATTGTCAAGAATTATTAGAAAAATATCGTGATGATGAACGCATTATGATGATTTCGGGGGATAACTTCCAATTCGGACACAAAAGAACCGAATATAGTTATTATTTCTCTCGCTATGGGCATATTTGGGGATGGGCAACTTGGCGACGTGCATGGATAAAAAATGATCAATCAATGCAACTGTGGCCACAATTAAGAGATAATCACTGGTTAAAAGATGTATTAGAAAATGATCAAGCCGTTACTTATTGGTCAAGAATATTTCAGTTGGTTTATGATGGTTTTAATACTTGGGATTATATTTGGTTATTTACTCTATGGGCAAATAATGGCTTAACAATTTTACCTAATGTTAATTTAGTTTCTAATATTGGTTTTAGTTCCGGTACTCATACAACTACACAAAACAATCAAATAGAAAATTTGGCTGTGGAAGCATTAGATTTTCCTTTAAATCATCCTTCTTTTATTATTAGAAATACTCAAGCAGATAATTTTACTGAAGAAACAATATTTAGTGGTGTAATTAAAAAAGTCTTACCAGTTATTCATAATAATCATTTATCAATGGAAAAATTAATCTCACTAATTAACAATAACAAAAATCAAGAAGTTATCAATATTATTAACTCTAATAATGAGAATAATCTGAATTATTTTTATATTAAAGCTTTAGCAGAGATACGATTAGGTTATATCTATGATGCTAAAAATTCTCTGAATCAATTATTACTAAATAAACCTGATCATCTTAAAGCTCAACAACTATTAAAAGAACTTAGTCAAGAATCAGAAAAGGAAGTTCAACAATTACTTAATCAGGCTTTAAATTATTTTAATCAAGGAGAAAGAATTAAAGCGTTACGGTTGGGAGAAAAAGCAGCTTCTTTAGGCATTTTTATCACGGGATTACACTATTTAAGATCCGTTTTTAATAGTGCTGTTGCTCGATATGAAGAAGCATTAGAAGCCGCCGAATTAGAATTAAAATATAACCCTAATCACCCACAAGCAAGAGAACAAGTTACCTCTTTAACAAAGGCATTAATTAAACCCAAAAAAGAGAAAATTCCTAATAATCAAAGAACATGGGGAACATCATTACCTTATGATTTAATGATGTCAATTCAAAATAGTTTGCATAATTATTCTTATAGTGGTGTACCGATACAAAAAAACCCTTTTGATTTTGCTATTTATCCTGTACTAATTTGGAATTTAAAACCCCGTACTATTATCGAAATAGGATCTAAAAGTGGAGGGAGTGCGATATGGTTTGGGGATTTATTTGATAATTTTAAAATAGATGGTCATATTTACTCTGTAGATATTGTGAAAGTGACTAAATATTCTCATGGTAGAGTAACTTTTTTAGAAGGAGATGGACAAAATTTACAAGAAACTTTTAGTCCTGATTTTTTACAAAAATTACCACGTCCTTTATTAGTTATCGAAGATGCTGATCATTCCTATCAAACCAGTAAAGCCGTTTTAGAATTTTTCCATCCTTATCTCGATCGAGATGAATATATTGTGATTGAAGATGGTATCATTTCCGATATAGTTAAAGATCAATCTTATAGTAGTGGCCCTCATCAAGCCTTAAAAACTTTTTTAGCAAATCATAATAGTGAATATGAAATTGATGGTGATTATTGCGACTTTTTTGGTTATAACTTAACTTGGGCAACCAATGGCTATCTGAAAAAATTAACTTCTGCTAATATTCAACCTTTAAATTCTTTAGAGTCCAAAGGTTTAGACTTAAGTAATAATTTTATTTACAAGGCTAATGAGGCTTTTAATAATGGAATAGTAGAAGAAGCCTTTAAAATTCTGAATGAAGCTAAAGCCAAAAAACAACCGATTTTAGGATTAGATTATTTGAGGGCAAAATGTTTTTTACACATAAAACAACCTCCTTCTTCTATTCAATCTCTCTATGAAGAATTACGCTATTTTCCTGACAATAATCAAGCAAAAACACTTCTTGAACAATTATTAAAACAATATCCTCAATTTGTTGCTCGTCAAATTCAAGACTCAGAATTTCAAGAATTATATCAAGAAATTCAACCTTACACCATGCTCAGTGAAGCTCGATTATATTCGTTATTTACCTTAGTAAAACGGGTTTGTCTTGAAAATATATCAGGTAATTTTGTCGAGTGTGGTGTTGCCGGTGGGGGTTCAACGGGCTTAATCTCTGCGATCGTTAAACGTTATACAAAACAACCTCGTCAAATATATGCCTTTGATTCTTTTGAAGGAATGCCAACTCCCACAGATAAAGATAAATCTAGCGGTATTCCTGCGGAGTTAACTGGATGGAGTACAGGTACTTGTGCGGCACCTGAAGATAGTGTGACAGAAATTTGTAATAAATTGGGTTCTTTTGATATTCTTCATCTTGTTAAAGGTTATTTTGAGGATACATTACCCAAAATGCGAGATCAATTAGGTGTAATTGCTTTCTTGCACATGGATGGTGATTGGTATTCCTCAACTCAAGCGATTATTAATAATCTATACGATCGTATTTCCCCCTATGGTTATATACAAATAGATGACTATGGATTCTGGGAAGGATGTCGCCAAGCCATTACGGAATTTCAACAACAAAATAACCTGAAATTTAACTTAAATGTTATTGATAGTACAGGAGTATGGTTTGCTAAATCGGAAGTAACTCCTCTTAACTTCATCCAAAATCAACAATCTATCAGTAAGAGAATATGGCTTAATTTAGGTTGTGGTAGTTGTTTTCATCCTGATTGGACAAATATTGATTTTTACCGAACAGGAGAGGGGGTTATTGCCCATAATTTACTCAAAGGAATTCCTTTCCCTGACAATAGTTTTGAGGTTGTCTATCATTCTCACTTATTAGAACATTTGCCAAAAAATGAAGCCCAACCCTTCTTACAAGAATGTTATCGAGTTTTACAATCAAAGGGTATTATTCGAGTCGTTATTCCAAACTTAGAACAAATTGTCCGATTATATTTAACATCCCTCGAAAAAGCCCTTGAAGGCTCAAAAGAAGATGCTGATAACTATAATTGGCTCATGTTAGAAATGTATGATCAGGTTGTTAGAAATGAATCGGGGGGAGATATGAAGCGGTATTTAGCCCAAAATCCTATACCCAACGAAAAATTTATTATTGAGCGATTTGGGGTTGAAGGTGAAATGTTAATCAATGCCTTTAAAGGTAGAAATTTTCCCTATGTATCTTTAGCTCAATTAAATCCTACACAAATAGGTCAATTTAGACAAGGAGGAGAGGTGCATCAATGGATGTACGATCGATATTCTTTAAGAATTTTACTAGAAACAGTCGGTTTTGTTGATGTGAAAGTTTGTCGAGCCGATGAATCAAGAATTATTGATTTTAATACTTATCATTTAGATGTATTGCCTGATGGACGAGTGCGCAAAAGTGACTCATTATTTATGGAGGCAATTAAACCTTAA
- a CDS encoding glycosyltransferase family 4 protein produces the protein MIKVLHIIDFLSLGGAARSMIAISKYSTRLDNQFHHQVISLKKATPDAIELAQQAGMEFLDYENEQERNEIIASADLVHIHYWNNPQMFSFLHSELPPLRLMIWFHVSGDNAPQVITRDLINFADFAIPCNPHSYDLPVVKQLAPEIRHKKVAMVYDAADFDRVQKIQPQAHEGFNVGYMGTLSFSKMHPNYISMSAKANIPDVKFILCGGGDIELLKQQASEFNAVEKFDFRGFVEEIASEIAKFDVYGYPLCEDTYAAAELNLQEVMYAGIPPVVFPHGGIKKLIINNYTGLIVENELEYSQALEYLYHNPQERLRLGKNAKEYASQIFGAENAAKQLNPIYDQLMEMPKRRRHWSIPVDGSLLDEPVSIFDVIDIPSQFSGAKTFIESLGDTAPQFMTNLTSQEDSELFASDDEIANSSTLLGMGEGGVIQYLNYFPDDGYLRFWTALVLEKQGKVKDALGQYIMAINKGYKHWRVFWYLAQVADFLQEIDVLQQALNNLDHYAPNFKPTEVLRQKLNQLLLEEQKLSLPSFNLSNINYLIFPDWQTDEEILTRELSNLIQQLASNNLDELITLIIDTTGITEEDANLFLSGIAMNLMLEAELDLDNTLDFALVNNLNESQWQKLLTNITARVALNCDNQELVNQSLFEDLITINGDGNNYVIFPDWTADQEELAIAISEVFTKIYQQENITLLVNLNNADAEEVGLFISEVAMNLMLEKDIELSENISISFVNFNDNQWQSLGSLINAKITLSYENMPDNLSLWNTF, from the coding sequence ATGATTAAAGTTTTACATATTATCGATTTTCTTTCTTTAGGTGGTGCGGCTCGATCGATGATCGCCATTTCTAAATATTCTACCCGTTTAGACAACCAATTTCATCATCAAGTTATTTCTCTCAAAAAAGCAACTCCAGATGCCATAGAGTTAGCTCAACAAGCAGGAATGGAATTTTTAGACTACGAAAACGAACAAGAAAGAAATGAGATTATTGCGTCGGCGGATTTAGTACATATTCATTACTGGAATAATCCTCAGATGTTTTCTTTCTTACATTCAGAATTACCTCCCCTAAGATTAATGATCTGGTTTCATGTATCAGGAGATAACGCACCTCAAGTAATTACTCGTGATTTAATTAATTTTGCTGATTTTGCTATTCCTTGCAATCCCCACTCTTACGATTTACCTGTAGTGAAACAATTAGCACCAGAAATTAGACACAAAAAAGTTGCCATGGTATATGATGCCGCCGATTTCGATCGAGTACAAAAGATTCAACCCCAAGCTCATGAAGGCTTTAATGTTGGCTATATGGGAACATTATCTTTTAGCAAAATGCACCCTAACTATATTTCTATGAGTGCCAAAGCAAATATTCCCGATGTTAAATTTATCCTTTGCGGTGGAGGTGACATTGAATTACTTAAACAACAAGCTTCAGAATTTAATGCCGTTGAGAAATTTGATTTTCGTGGTTTTGTAGAAGAGATAGCTTCCGAAATAGCTAAATTCGATGTTTATGGTTATCCTTTATGCGAAGATACCTATGCCGCCGCCGAATTAAATCTACAAGAAGTTATGTATGCAGGAATACCACCAGTGGTTTTTCCTCACGGGGGCATCAAAAAGTTGATTATCAATAACTATACAGGTTTAATAGTAGAGAACGAATTAGAGTATAGCCAAGCCTTAGAATATCTATATCATAACCCTCAAGAAAGGTTACGACTGGGCAAAAATGCCAAAGAATATGCCAGTCAAATATTTGGTGCAGAAAATGCCGCTAAACAATTAAATCCTATTTATGATCAGTTGATGGAAATGCCCAAAAGAAGAAGACATTGGAGTATTCCCGTTGATGGTAGCTTATTAGATGAACCTGTTTCAATTTTCGATGTAATTGATATTCCTTCACAGTTTAGTGGTGCAAAAACTTTTATTGAATCTTTAGGAGATACTGCACCTCAATTTATGACAAATTTAACCTCACAAGAGGATAGTGAATTATTTGCTAGTGATGATGAAATAGCTAATTCTTCTACTCTTTTAGGTATGGGAGAAGGGGGAGTTATTCAATATCTTAATTATTTTCCAGATGATGGTTATTTAAGATTTTGGACAGCACTGGTTTTAGAAAAACAAGGAAAAGTAAAAGATGCCTTGGGACAATATATTATGGCTATTAACAAAGGCTATAAGCATTGGCGAGTATTTTGGTATTTAGCCCAAGTAGCTGATTTTTTACAAGAGATTGATGTTTTGCAACAAGCTCTAAATAATCTTGATCATTATGCACCTAATTTTAAACCAACAGAAGTATTGAGACAAAAGTTAAATCAATTATTATTGGAAGAACAAAAATTATCTTTACCTAGTTTTAATTTGAGTAATATTAATTATCTTATTTTCCCTGACTGGCAAACCGATGAAGAAATTTTAACAAGAGAATTAAGTAACTTAATTCAACAATTAGCCTCTAATAATTTAGATGAATTAATTACTCTGATAATTGATACAACTGGGATAACTGAAGAAGATGCAAATTTATTTTTATCAGGTATTGCAATGAATTTAATGTTAGAGGCAGAATTAGATTTAGATAATACTTTAGATTTTGCTCTAGTAAATAACTTAAATGAATCACAATGGCAAAAATTATTAACTAATATAACTGCTAGAGTTGCTCTCAATTGTGACAATCAAGAGTTAGTTAATCAATCATTATTTGAAGATCTAATTACTATTAATGGAGATGGTAATAACTATGTTATTTTTCCCGATTGGACAGCAGATCAAGAAGAATTAGCGATCGCGATTAGTGAAGTTTTCACTAAAATATATCAACAAGAAAATATAACTTTATTAGTAAATCTAAATAATGCAGATGCGGAAGAAGTTGGTTTGTTTATATCGGAAGTAGCGATGAATTTAATGCTAGAAAAAGATATTGAATTATCAGAAAATATTAGTATTAGTTTTGTTAATTTTAATGATAATCAATGGCAAAGTTTAGGTAGTTTAATCAACGCAAAAATTACTTTATCTTATGAAAATATGCCAGATAATTTATCCTTATGGAACACTTTTTAA
- a CDS encoding metal ABC transporter solute-binding protein, Zn/Mn family — protein sequence MKIKFSPKNKNNVSLISGIIILLSGCSQNQELINNNHKLQVVSTSTIIANFAEEIGGQNIDHISILQPGSDPHIYEPVPQDTIALEEADLILYNGYNLEPNIIKLIESTGIKGEKLAVGEKVKPLDFDYKGQKKPDPHVWGDVQNAIIMVENIRDKLIEIDSENEAIFKENSAQLIIELKELDSWIKTQIATIPPNQRKLITSHDAFQYYSNAYGLEIPGTLIGISTEEQPSAQTIKNLVEIIKNTGVKAIFAETTINPTLINTVAQEAGVKLAEGKLYSDSIGVKGSEADTYIKMLKVNTNTIVTALTKE from the coding sequence ATGAAAATAAAATTTTCTCCTAAAAACAAAAACAATGTAAGTTTAATCAGTGGAATAATTATTTTATTAAGTGGTTGCAGTCAAAATCAAGAGTTAATAAATAATAATCATAAACTTCAAGTTGTTTCTACCAGTACTATTATTGCTAATTTTGCTGAAGAAATTGGTGGACAGAATATTGATCATATCAGCATTTTACAACCTGGAAGTGATCCTCATATTTACGAGCCGGTACCCCAAGATACGATCGCATTAGAAGAAGCAGATTTAATATTATATAATGGCTATAATCTTGAACCAAATATCATTAAATTAATTGAATCTACAGGAATTAAAGGAGAAAAATTAGCTGTAGGAGAAAAGGTAAAACCTCTTGATTTTGACTATAAAGGACAAAAAAAACCTGATCCTCATGTTTGGGGGGATGTCCAAAATGCTATAATTATGGTAGAAAATATTAGGGATAAATTAATAGAAATAGATTCAGAAAATGAAGCTATTTTTAAAGAAAATTCAGCACAATTAATTATCGAATTGAAAGAGTTAGATTCATGGATAAAAACTCAAATTGCCACAATTCCACCTAACCAAAGAAAATTAATTACCAGTCATGATGCTTTTCAATATTATAGTAACGCTTATGGATTAGAAATTCCGGGTACTTTGATAGGTATTAGTACAGAAGAACAACCTAGTGCCCAAACTATCAAAAATTTAGTAGAAATTATCAAAAATACTGGGGTAAAAGCAATTTTTGCAGAAACCACTATTAACCCTACTTTAATTAACACCGTAGCACAGGAAGCTGGAGTTAAGTTAGCAGAAGGTAAATTATATTCCGATTCAATAGGAGTCAAAGGCAGTGAGGCGGACACTTATATTAAAATGTTAAAGGTTAATACAAATACGATCGTGACGGCGTTAACTAAAGAATAA
- a CDS encoding Gldg family protein: MKKYFIYCFFFGIFLISAGVIIGQINSNLSNLVMGIVGGGIAVIVAGVIIFLYTNKGFWGKRSTEATTNAIISTVALLLILGLVNFLGLRYSLKFDFTETQLYTLSAQSQQLVKNLSQPLTVYVFDSPPNDFDRKLLRDYARNNDRFQYQFVDPQVNISLAQKFNVTRAGDVYLESIDKKQLVQTLSPDNRLSEVKLTNAIAKIQQTEQPIIYILQGHGEPSIEQGQISLSQAVNTLRDKGYIVNPLTLATSPLIPPDADVLIVSNPQQELLEGEIKIIQKYIDDGGNLFLMYNAQTKVNLDSILNQWGVKFDDRLVIDASGTGDVFGLGPSITIVVEYGKHPITQDFNNSITLFPWARAIISDSKENITATPLLITNNQTWGESNPEGETVEFSATEDLPSPLNIGVALVHKNALSETLKPQKQVLKTENDKSEETEISQPLKEEDNLPSPPTMKTPQGENQPMVKREKPPETKMVVMGNANFATDGWFQQQLNGDLFVNTVSWLGNQDDTILSISPKEPTNRRINFSSLQANLINWLALIIIPALGFIVAIVTWWQRSR; the protein is encoded by the coding sequence ATGAAAAAATATTTTATCTACTGCTTTTTTTTCGGTATCTTTTTAATATCTGCCGGAGTTATTATAGGACAAATTAATAGTAACTTAAGTAACCTTGTTATGGGGATAGTGGGAGGCGGAATTGCAGTTATTGTGGCAGGAGTAATTATCTTTCTCTACACGAATAAGGGTTTTTGGGGAAAACGATCGACAGAAGCAACAACAAACGCTATAATTTCCACGGTTGCTTTATTATTAATTCTCGGTTTAGTGAACTTTTTAGGGTTGCGATATTCACTTAAATTCGATTTTACCGAAACTCAACTCTATACTTTATCTGCTCAATCTCAACAGTTAGTTAAAAATTTAAGTCAACCTTTGACAGTGTATGTCTTTGATTCCCCTCCCAATGATTTCGATCGAAAACTATTAAGAGATTATGCTAGAAACAACGATCGATTTCAATATCAATTTGTTGATCCTCAAGTTAATATTAGCCTAGCACAAAAGTTTAATGTCACTCGTGCCGGAGATGTTTATTTAGAGTCAATAGACAAAAAACAGCTAGTACAAACTTTATCCCCAGACAATCGTCTTTCCGAAGTCAAATTAACCAATGCCATTGCTAAAATTCAACAAACAGAACAACCGATTATTTATATTTTACAAGGTCATGGTGAACCTTCGATCGAGCAAGGACAAATTAGTCTTTCTCAAGCAGTAAATACTCTTAGAGATAAAGGTTATATCGTTAATCCTCTCACTCTTGCCACTTCTCCCTTAATTCCTCCCGATGCTGATGTATTAATAGTTAGTAACCCTCAACAAGAATTACTCGAAGGAGAAATAAAAATTATTCAAAAATATATAGACGATGGCGGTAACTTATTTTTGATGTATAACGCCCAAACTAAAGTTAATCTTGATTCCATTTTAAACCAATGGGGTGTTAAATTTGACGATCGATTAGTAATAGATGCTTCCGGTACTGGAGATGTTTTTGGTTTAGGCCCTTCGATTACGATCGTGGTAGAATATGGTAAACACCCTATCACTCAAGATTTTAATAATTCTATCACCCTTTTTCCTTGGGCTAGAGCTATCATAAGCGATTCAAAAGAAAATATCACCGCCACCCCCCTACTCATTACCAATAACCAAACTTGGGGAGAAAGTAATCCTGAAGGAGAAACCGTTGAATTTTCTGCCACTGAAGATTTGCCCAGTCCATTAAATATAGGGGTTGCATTGGTTCACAAAAATGCCCTCAGTGAAACTTTAAAACCGCAAAAACAAGTTTTAAAAACAGAAAATGATAAATCAGAAGAAACAGAGATTTCACAACCATTAAAAGAAGAAGATAACTTACCTTCTCCTCCCACCATGAAAACGCCCCAAGGGGAAAATCAACCGATGGTGAAAAGAGAAAAACCCCCAGAAACTAAAATGGTAGTAATGGGTAATGCAAACTTTGCCACTGATGGCTGGTTTCAGCAACAACTTAACGGTGACTTATTTGTTAATACCGTGTCATGGTTGGGTAATCAAGATGACACTATTCTATCTATTAGTCCAAAAGAGCCTACTAATCGTAGAATTAACTTTAGTAGTTTACAAGCTAATCTGATTAATTGGTTAGCCCTCATTATTATACCAGCTTTGGGTTTTATTGTTGCGATCGTCACATGGTGGCAAAGAAGTCGATAA
- a CDS encoding bifunctional 2-polyprenyl-6-hydroxyphenol methylase/3-demethylubiquinol 3-O-methyltransferase UbiG: MKQLLKDKIDQFLLNVKIPYLSFLVFRNKELEKLSTDLEKIRQQQQTILDRLGTNFRSEIEVKDSRNFIKKISNFEVKITPFNNYPYTFITVKNNQDFFEEKLLYGHLGLAKLITEYEFNNILDIGSRNGTSARLFSFLGKNVTTIEMSEDFKADYAGDYLEVSFPQKFDAIWCSHVLEHQRNIGIFLDKIYKDLKEDGILAITVPSSLCPLMIGHPNIFTPLHLIYHLILSGFNCQNARIKYYDWQYTILLQKKSNGIKSISLASTHYPDSTPIALVENLLDYFPLKVPENGHIWGEIESLNWD, from the coding sequence ATGAAACAATTACTTAAAGATAAAATAGACCAATTTTTATTAAATGTAAAAATTCCTTATCTTTCCTTTTTAGTATTTCGTAATAAAGAGCTTGAAAAACTATCAACAGACTTAGAAAAAATCCGTCAACAACAACAAACTATTCTTGATAGATTGGGTACTAATTTTCGTTCTGAAATTGAGGTTAAAGACTCAAGAAATTTTATTAAAAAAATATCTAATTTTGAAGTAAAAATTACACCATTTAATAATTATCCTTATACTTTTATTACAGTAAAAAATAATCAAGATTTTTTTGAAGAAAAACTATTATATGGTCATTTAGGGTTAGCAAAATTAATTACAGAATATGAATTTAATAATATTTTAGATATTGGCTCTCGTAATGGTACAAGTGCAAGACTATTTTCTTTTTTAGGTAAAAATGTAACTACCATAGAAATGTCAGAAGATTTTAAAGCTGATTATGCTGGGGATTATTTAGAGGTTTCTTTTCCACAAAAATTTGATGCTATTTGGTGTAGTCATGTTTTAGAACATCAAAGAAATATTGGTATTTTTTTAGATAAAATATATAAGGATTTAAAAGAAGATGGTATATTAGCTATTACTGTTCCTTCTTCTTTATGTCCTTTAATGATTGGACACCCTAATATTTTTACCCCATTACATTTAATTTATCATCTAATATTATCAGGTTTTAATTGTCAAAATGCCAGAATTAAATATTATGATTGGCAATACACAATTTTATTGCAAAAAAAGAGTAATGGTATCAAATCTATTAGTTTAGCTTCTACTCATTATCCTGATTCAACTCCCATCGCTTTAGTAGAAAATTTATTAGATTATTTTCCGTTAAAAGTACCTGAAAATGGTCATATTTGGGGAGAAATAGAGTCTTTAAATTGGGATTAA